Proteins encoded in a region of the Triticum dicoccoides isolate Atlit2015 ecotype Zavitan chromosome 3A, WEW_v2.0, whole genome shotgun sequence genome:
- the LOC119272419 gene encoding probable serine/threonine-protein kinase WNK5 produces the protein MPGWAPSRRFDQEECIEVAWNRVRLRALDPAMVDRRHAEVRLLRSLHRDHIIGFHEVWLDHDAGVLNFITEVCNSASLRKYFDRHKHVSVKALKKWALLEGLDHLHTRDPCIIHRDRTCSNVYSNSNTG, from the coding sequence ATGCCGGGATGGGCTCCGTCAAGAAGGTTCGACCAAGAGGAGTGCATCGAGGTGGCGTGGAACCGGGTGCGCCTGCGCGCTCTGGACCCCGCCATGGTCGACCGCCGCCATGCCGAGGTGCGCCTTCTCCGCTCCCTCCATCGTGACCACATCATAGGCTTCCACGAGGTCTGGCTCGACCATGACGCTGGCGTGCTGAACTTCATCACCGAGGTTTGCAACTCGGCGAGCCTTCGCAAGTATTTCGACCGCCACAAGCACGTCTCCGTCAAAGCGCTCAAGAAGTGGGCGCTCCTTGAGGGCCTTGACCACCTCCACACCCGCGACCCCTGCATCATCCACCGCGACCGTACTTGCAGCAACGTCTACAGCAACAGCAACACCGGC
- the LOC119268566 gene encoding 50S ribosomal protein L12-1, chloroplastic: MASTTFSSAFSILSLPSSSPSPSASAPRTLPVANRRRRAVAVASTATESPKVLELGDAIAGLTLEEARNLVDHLQERLGVSAASFAPAAAVAAPAAAAAEEAPVEKTEFDVVIEEVPSSARIATIKVVRALTNLALKEAKDLIEGLPKKLKEAVSKDEAEEAKKQLEGVGAKVSIA; the protein is encoded by the coding sequence ATGGCTTCCACCACGTTCTCCTCCGCCTTCTCcatcctctctctcccctcctcctCACCATCCCCCTCCGCCTCGGCCCCCAGGACCCTACCCgtcgccaaccgccgccgccgcgccgtcgccgtcgcctccacTGCCACGGAGTCCCCGAAGGTCCTTGAGCTCGGCGACGCCAttgccgggctcacccttgaggaGGCTCGCAACCTTGTCGACCATCTCCAAGAACGTCTTGGCGTCTCTGCCGCCTCCTTTGCTCCCGCTGCCGCGGTCGCGGCTCCCGCCGCAGCGGCGGCCGAGGAGGCACCGGTCGAGAAGACGGAGTTCGATGTGGTCATCGAGGAGGTGCCCAGCAGCGCGCGTATCGCAACCATCAAGGTTGTGCGCGCACTGACCAACCTGGCGCTGAAGGAGGCCAAGGATCTTATCGAGGGGCTCCCAAAGAAGCTCAAGGAGGCCGTGAGCAAGGACGAGGCCGAggaggccaagaagcagctcgagggagTCGGCGCCAAGGTGTCCATAGCGTGA
- the LOC119268567 gene encoding iron-sulfur cluster assembly protein 1 yields MLRAGGSRLVAPGLRRLLGPGAGERVAPGLAAAGARAYHERVVDHYNNPRNVGSFDKDDPNVGTGLVGAPACGDVMKLQIRVDEGTGKIVDACFKTFGCGSAIASSSVATEWVKGKQMEEVVSIKNTEIAKHLSLPPVKLHCSMLAEDAIKAAVKDYESKKAKLGDSPAEKAAEA; encoded by the exons ATGTTGCGCGCGGGAGGAAGCCGGCTCGTCGCCCCCGGACTCCGGCGTCTCCTCGGCCCGGGCGCCGGCGAGAGGGTGGCGccggggctggcggcggcgggggcgaggGCGTACCACGAGCGGGTGGTGGACCACTACAACAACCCGCGGAACGTCGGGTCTTTCGACAAGGACGACCCCAACGTCGGCACCGGGCTGGTCGGCGCGCCGGCCTGCGGCGACGTCATGAAGCTGCAGATCCGTGTCGACGAAGGCACCGGGAAGATCGTCGACGCCTGCTTCAAGACCTTCGGCTGCGGCTCCGCAATCGCCTCGTCCTCCGTCG CTACTGAATGGGTGAAGGGAAAGCAAATGGAGGAAGTAGTGAGTATCAAGAACAC TGAGATTGCAAAGCACTTGTCACTTCCACCAGTAAAGCTCCATTGCAGTATGCTTGCTGAAGATGCAATTAAAGCTGCCGTGAAAGATTATGAATCAAAGAAGGCGAAGCTGGGAGACAGCCCTGCAGAGAAGGCTGCCGAAGCATGA